CGTGGGGCGCGAGTTCGAGCGCCATCTGCTTCGTGAGCATCTCGACCCCCGCCTTCGACACGCAGTAGTGCGTGAGGTTCGGCGCGGCCACCGCCTGCCCCGCGGACGACACGTTGACGATCGCCCCCGCCGTCCCGTCTTCGGCCATGCCGCGCGCGACCGCCTGCCCCACCAGGAAGTACCCCTTCAGGTTGACGCCCTGGATGGCATCCCACTCCTCCTCGTCGATCTCGAGGAAGGGTGTCCGCAGCAGGATCCCGGCATTGTTCACGAGGATGTCGATGCCGCCCAGAAAGTCGTGCGCATCCCCGACGAAGCGCTCGACGTCGGAACGGGAATCGGTCGATCCCCGTACCGCGACCGCGCGCCGCCCCAGCGCCTCGATCTCACGGACAGCGCTCTCGGCATCCTCCCGGCTCCGCCGGTAGTTGACCGCCACGTCCGCCCCCTCGCGGGCCAGCCCGAGGGCGATCGCCCGACCGATGCTCCGCGAGCCGCCGGTAACCAGAGCACGCTTGCCGTCAAGACGCATGGGGAGATCGGGGTTCGAAGCCAGTGAGGTGCCGAACTCACATAGTCCGGGCGCGGCCAGGGATTCGCAACGCGCCTGGGCTCCCCTACCTTCGAGGAGGTTCCATTCTTCTCGGGGAGCGATCCATGAAGCCCACGGTTCGTCTCGGACTCGCCTGCTCGCTGGCATTCCTTCTCAGCCTCACCGCTGCGGTGACACCGGGGGCGACCCGGCACCTGGCGGCGCAGTCCTTCCCGTCCGACGATCCCGTCATCCGGGCCATCTGGGAGGAGGGGGTCGAGCGCTCTCAGGTCTACGAACTCGGCCAGGTGATGATGGACTCCATCGGACCGCGCCTCACCGGCTCGCCCGCCATGTCCGGCGCCAACGACTGGGCGCTGGCGAAGTACGCGGAGTGGGGCATCGACGCCTATAAGGAGCAGTACGGCACGTGGCGGGGATGGGAGCGGGGGATCAACCACATCGATCTCGTCGAGCCGCGGGTGCGGTCGCTTGAGGGAATGGCGGCCGCGTGGAGTCCGGCCACGGACGGGCCTGTCGAGGCGGAGGTGGTGATTCTCGCGGACGCGGGCAGCCCCGGAGCCTTCCAGGCGTCGCTGTCGGAGGTGCGCGGCAAGTTCGTGCTCATCTCGCGCCCGGAGCCGAGTTGCCGCCCGCAGGAGAACCTGGAGCAGTTCGCCCGCCCCGAGACGACGGCCCGCATGACGGCGGAGCGCGAGCGCGCCATCGCGGAGTGG
This region of Candidatus Palauibacter polyketidifaciens genomic DNA includes:
- a CDS encoding 3-oxoacyl-ACP reductase family protein, which translates into the protein MRLDGKRALVTGGSRSIGRAIALGLAREGADVAVNYRRSREDAESAVREIEALGRRAVAVRGSTDSRSDVERFVGDAHDFLGGIDILVNNAGILLRTPFLEIDEEEWDAIQGVNLKGYFLVGQAVARGMAEDGTAGAIVNVSSAGQAVAAPNLTHYCVSKAGVEMLTKQMALELAPHGIRVNAIAPGLIETDLNRADIAQADFRQRRLARIPLGKIGAPDDVVGAVVYLASNEEARLVTGASLFIDAGQTIWGA